One genomic region from Octopus bimaculoides isolate UCB-OBI-ISO-001 chromosome 30, ASM119413v2, whole genome shotgun sequence encodes:
- the LOC106873588 gene encoding acyl-coenzyme A amino acid N-acyltransferase 1 has product MILHPSYQLLSALRHTPSYPTVLPRVLVSTRCPVSVTVNPENGLVDEQLSVSVSGLKPEENVTVSATMEQSSKKRESVFRSFGHFKTSVDGCVNLVTDPCLAGTYTGIDPMGLFWSMTQVVGKHGRINTDDATKSLDCTVMVHPGHISQHSEFTSDIKPLATKLVQRSFMRSGVRKITVNHGRLRGSLFIPSDETSNRQRRRYPAVIDLFGSTGSLIESRGALLASHGFIALSLAYFAYKDLPSVVTEVDFEYFEEAIEWLINHEQVSSENGIGVLGLSLGGVIAVYMAKECPQVSAVISINGLPNFFIFGIRHNGKQVPYHSSMVYGLTVMKDDGFISTNWKIEESKSFYLDESSRSKVLLLVGGDDNLYHTCDYYLWHNNLTPAKRKDVELIIYEGAGHVLEPPYTPLFNSIYHPKMGQTFIYGGYPQQHAEAQEKSWLKIKEFFTENL; this is encoded by the coding sequence ATGATCCTCCATCCATCCTACCAACTACTCTCTGCTCTACGTCACACACCCAGCTACCCAACAGTCTTACCCAGAGTGCTAGTTTCAACCCGCTGCCCAGTTTCGGTAACAGTGAATCCAGAAAATGGTTTGGTTGATGAGCAATTGTCTGTGAGTGTTTCTGGTTTGAAACCTGAAGAAAATGTCACAGTCAGTGCCACAATGGAACAGAGCTCAAAGAAAAGAGAATCCGTTTTCAGGTCTTTCGGACATTTCAAAACTTCAGTTGACGGATGTGTTAATCTGGTCACTGATCCATGTTTAGCGGGAACTTACACTGGAATTGATCCCATGGGATTATTTTGGAGTATGACTCAAGTAGTTGGAAAACATGGTAGAATTAATACTGATGATGCCACCAAATCTTTGGATTGCACTGTGATGGTCCACCCTGGTCATATCTCGCAGCATTCTGAGTTTACTTCTGATATAAAACCATTAGCAACCAAATTAGTTCAACGATCGTTTATGAGATCTGGTGTCCGCAAAATCACAGTTAACCATGGAAGACTTCGGGGTAGTTTATTCATACCAAGTGATGAAACATCCAAcagacaacgacgacgatatcCTGCTGTGATAGATCTGTTTGGTAGCACTGGTTCTTTGATAGAATCCAGAGGTGCTTTGTTAGCGTCCCATGGATTTATAGCTTTAAGTTTGGCCTATTTTGCTTATAAAGACTTACCTTCAGTCGTCACAGAAGTTGATTTTGAATATTTCGAAGAGGCTATTGAATGGCTTATTAACCATGAGCAAGTTTCCAGTGAGAATGGTATAGGTGTTTTAGGGCTATCTCTAGGAGGGGTAATAGCTGTATACATGGCCAAAGAGTGTCCGCAAGTAAGCGCTGTTATAAGTATTAATGGCCTCCCAAACTTCTTTATATTTGGCATCCGCCATAACGGTAAACAGGTGCCATATCACTCTTCAATGGTCTATGGCCTTACTGTAATGAAGGATGATGGATTTATAAGTACAAATTGGAAAATAGAGGAATCTAAGTCGTTTTATTTAGACGAGAGTTCCCGTAGTAAAGTATTGCTTTTagttggtggtgatgacaactTATATCACACTTGTGACTATTACCTCTGGCACAACAACTTAACTCCAGCGAAAAGAAAAGatgttgaattaattatatacGAAGGTGCTGGTCACGTCTTGGAACCTCCATACACGCCATTGTTTAACAGTATTTATCATCCGAAAATGGGGCAGACATTTATTTATGGTGGTTACCCTCAACAACATGCTGAGGCACAAGAAAAGTCCTGGTTAAAGATTAAGGAATTTTTTACCGAAAATCTATAA